One Candidatus Binatia bacterium genomic region harbors:
- the raiA gene encoding ribosome-associated translation inhibitor RaiA, with product MNSNEVPVSITFRHLDSTDAIREHLEKKLSHVLEHIPAATDVHVILGAEIHHHRKTCEIVVHASHTQLTAHDEEQDLYAAIDRATAKLDAQARKLKGRVVKEARRSSSSRKAS from the coding sequence ATGAACAGCAACGAAGTCCCTGTCAGTATTACGTTTCGTCACCTGGATTCGACCGATGCCATTCGCGAACATCTGGAAAAAAAATTATCGCACGTGCTGGAGCATATCCCTGCGGCAACCGATGTTCACGTGATTCTAGGCGCCGAGATCCACCACCATCGAAAGACTTGCGAGATTGTTGTGCACGCAAGCCACACGCAATTGACGGCTCATGATGAGGAACAGGATCTATATGCCGCGATTGATCGCGCCACAGCGAAGCTGGATGCTCAGGCGCGAAAATTGAAGGGTCGTGTCGTCAAGGAAGCACGACGCAGCAGCAGTTCGCGCAAGGCGAGCTGA
- the rpoN gene encoding RNA polymerase factor sigma-54: MAYEQKISISGRLQQSLVITPQLKHAIKILQLSRADLETLVTEEMEQNPTIEELGVGQEDFEAEQDSRTPDERVGELADPVTNPEAAKAETPEQELSPEESQLGDINWEEYLSDYATNATQGSMSGGGGDWDENRSGIENTLARASSLADHLTWQVRMGGFNESDQAIADVLIGNVDEQGYLRLSVDEAAFEAGVDTTDVESVLGRLQEFDPAGVFARNLSECLSIQLREAELPADIRKNALAVVDGHLELLEAKRIDKLARELSLSKDEVGEAVEVIAKLEPKPGRDFVSEEPRYVTPDVYVYKMDDEWVIQLNDDGLPRLRVSNSYRQLLTGADSGAEAKSYIREKLSAAQWLIKSIDQRQSTLKRVTASIVGFQRDFLEEGVRALRPLVLKDVAADIGMHESTVSRATSNKYVHTPQGTLELKYFFTSSIKSAGGGEGVSAESVKEKIRKIVETEDPRRPHSDQHIASSLAVEGVDIARRTVAKYRELMGILPSSKRRHMK, encoded by the coding sequence ATGGCTTACGAGCAGAAAATTTCCATCTCCGGACGACTCCAGCAATCGCTGGTGATCACGCCCCAGCTCAAGCATGCCATCAAGATTCTCCAGCTTTCTCGTGCGGACCTCGAAACTTTGGTCACCGAAGAGATGGAGCAAAACCCGACGATTGAGGAACTCGGCGTCGGTCAGGAAGACTTCGAGGCTGAACAGGATTCCCGCACGCCGGATGAACGGGTCGGGGAGCTGGCTGATCCGGTCACCAACCCGGAGGCTGCCAAGGCTGAAACGCCCGAGCAGGAGCTCTCCCCTGAAGAGTCCCAACTCGGCGATATCAATTGGGAGGAGTACCTTTCCGACTACGCGACCAACGCCACGCAAGGGTCGATGAGCGGAGGGGGTGGTGATTGGGACGAGAACCGTTCCGGCATCGAGAACACTCTGGCACGAGCCTCCTCTTTGGCGGATCATCTGACCTGGCAGGTTCGCATGGGCGGCTTCAACGAATCCGACCAAGCGATAGCCGATGTCCTGATCGGCAACGTGGATGAGCAGGGGTATCTGCGGTTGTCGGTCGATGAGGCTGCTTTCGAGGCCGGCGTGGACACCACCGATGTGGAGTCGGTACTGGGGAGGTTGCAGGAATTCGATCCTGCAGGTGTTTTCGCTCGAAACCTCAGTGAATGTTTGTCCATCCAGCTGCGCGAGGCGGAATTGCCGGCGGACATCCGCAAGAATGCTCTCGCGGTCGTGGATGGTCATCTCGAATTGCTCGAAGCAAAGCGCATCGACAAGCTGGCTCGAGAGTTATCTCTCAGCAAAGACGAAGTCGGCGAGGCTGTCGAGGTCATTGCCAAACTCGAACCCAAGCCCGGGCGAGATTTTGTTTCGGAAGAACCGCGTTACGTGACACCCGATGTCTACGTCTACAAAATGGACGATGAATGGGTCATTCAGCTCAATGACGACGGGCTGCCCAGGCTGCGCGTAAGCAATAGCTACCGACAATTGCTCACCGGAGCCGATAGTGGGGCCGAGGCCAAATCCTATATCCGAGAAAAACTTTCTGCAGCGCAGTGGTTGATCAAGAGCATCGACCAGCGACAAAGCACCTTGAAGCGAGTCACAGCATCGATCGTCGGGTTCCAGAGAGATTTTCTCGAAGAGGGAGTCCGAGCTCTTCGTCCGCTCGTATTGAAGGATGTGGCCGCGGATATCGGGATGCATGAGTCGACAGTGAGTCGAGCCACCTCCAATAAATACGTCCACACTCCTCAGGGTACCCTGGAGCTTAAATACTTCTTTACCTCGAGTATTAAATCCGCGGGTGGTGGCGAAGGCGTCTCGGCCGAATCTGTCAAGGAGAAGATTCGCAAGATCGTTGAAACAGAAGATCCCAGACGCCCCCACAGCGACCAGCATATTGCGTCGAGTCTGGCTGTGGAGGGTGTTGATATTGCGCGCCGCACGGTTGCCAAATATCGGGAGCTCATGGGAATTCTTCCCTCGTCCAAACGGAGGCATATGAAATGA
- the kdsA gene encoding 3-deoxy-8-phosphooctulonate synthase — protein sequence MKIADIAFGGGAPLGLIAGPCVIESLDSSLRHASAIRKIAEKVGVGVIFKSSWDKANRTSGNSFRGPGREEGLRILEEVGRETGLPILTDVHREEDVTAVAQVADILQTPAFLCRQTDFILAVAASGKPANLKKGQFLSPWEMKHVVDKARTVPGAEILVTERGASFGYQNLVSDMRSLVVLGEIGVPVIFDATHSVQLPGGAGGASGGQREFVPALARAAVAVGIDGLFLEVHENPAEALSDGATCWPLDQLAALLEKLRAIEEAVRDR from the coding sequence ATCAAGATCGCCGACATCGCTTTCGGGGGAGGGGCCCCGCTGGGCCTGATTGCGGGGCCCTGTGTCATTGAAAGTCTCGATTCTTCGCTTCGCCATGCCTCGGCGATCCGGAAAATCGCCGAGAAGGTCGGCGTGGGCGTCATTTTCAAGTCCTCCTGGGACAAGGCGAATCGGACTTCGGGAAACTCGTTTCGTGGACCAGGTCGAGAGGAAGGCTTGCGGATTCTCGAGGAGGTGGGCAGGGAGACCGGTTTGCCGATCCTGACCGATGTGCACAGGGAAGAAGACGTCACCGCTGTGGCGCAGGTCGCTGATATTCTGCAGACGCCAGCCTTTCTCTGTCGCCAAACCGATTTCATTCTCGCGGTTGCCGCTTCGGGAAAACCGGCCAATCTGAAAAAGGGCCAATTCCTCTCGCCATGGGAAATGAAACATGTGGTCGACAAGGCACGCACGGTGCCGGGGGCCGAGATCCTCGTCACCGAAAGAGGGGCGAGCTTTGGGTACCAGAATCTCGTCTCGGATATGCGGTCGCTGGTGGTTCTCGGGGAAATCGGTGTTCCCGTGATCTTCGATGCGACCCATAGCGTCCAGTTACCCGGTGGCGCGGGCGGTGCTTCCGGTGGCCAACGTGAGTTCGTGCCGGCTCTGGCCCGCGCGGCTGTGGCGGTGGGCATCGATGGACTCTTTCTCGAGGTGCATGAAAATCCCGCGGAAGCGCTCTCCGATGGAGCGACCTGTTGGCCGCTCGATCAATTAGCCGCCTTGCTCGAAAAGTTGCGCGCCATCGAAGAAGCGGTTCGTGACCGATGA
- the rapZ gene encoding RNase adapter RapZ produces MKGQLRIALVTGLSGSGKSTAINALEDLGYYCIDNLPPELIARFAELCEGSEEISKIALGVDSRGREFLEELQPALDALEAGGYRAEVLYLEAGDDVLVRRFSETRRPHPLADGSDVKAGIRRERELLAPLRGRASRVLDTGALTGHELRRSVRELYGDEVVAGALQLNLLSFGFKYGVPADADIVWDVRFLPNPFYVPELREKTGLNKDVSDYVLASEGAIRFAQLAWEYLEFTLPLYEREGKSYLTVAIGCTGGHHRSVTLVEKLGKMLEAEEIGAVLRHRDVQRQ; encoded by the coding sequence ATGAAGGGCCAATTACGGATAGCTCTGGTCACCGGGCTCTCGGGCTCGGGTAAAAGTACCGCGATCAACGCACTGGAGGACCTCGGGTACTATTGTATTGATAATCTCCCGCCGGAGCTCATCGCGAGGTTTGCCGAGCTTTGTGAAGGCAGCGAGGAGATTTCGAAGATCGCGCTGGGTGTGGATTCACGGGGACGTGAATTTCTTGAAGAGCTGCAACCAGCGCTGGATGCGCTTGAGGCCGGTGGCTACCGAGCCGAGGTCCTTTACCTCGAAGCCGGTGATGATGTTCTGGTGAGGCGCTTCAGTGAAACGAGGCGTCCCCATCCGCTGGCCGACGGTAGTGACGTCAAGGCCGGGATTCGACGGGAGCGTGAGTTGCTCGCACCGTTGCGAGGTCGGGCCAGCCGAGTTTTGGACACGGGAGCATTGACCGGACACGAATTACGTCGGTCGGTCCGCGAGCTTTATGGTGACGAGGTCGTTGCGGGAGCGCTGCAGTTGAACCTTCTCTCGTTCGGGTTCAAATACGGTGTGCCGGCGGACGCCGATATCGTATGGGATGTGCGCTTTCTGCCGAACCCCTTTTATGTTCCGGAGCTTCGTGAAAAGACCGGCCTGAACAAGGATGTATCCGACTACGTTCTCGCAAGTGAGGGAGCAATTCGCTTTGCGCAATTGGCTTGGGAGTATCTTGAATTTACGCTGCCCCTATATGAACGTGAAGGAAAGAGTTATCTCACCGTGGCAATCGGGTGCACGGGTGGCCATCATCGATCGGTGACTTTGGTCGAGAAACTTGGCAAGATGTTGGAAGCCGAGGAAATCGGAGCGGTGCTGCGTCATCGTGATGTGCAACGTCAATGA
- a CDS encoding CTP synthase, with the protein MADRGQKRQTKFIFITGGVVSSLGKGLASASIGALLEARGLRVTVIKMDPYINVDPGTMSPFQHGEVFVTDDGCETDLDLGHYERYITTRMGAVNNFTSGRIYSSVIEKERRGEYLGGTVQVIPHVTDEIKRRLEVGAKGYDIAICEIGGTVGDIESLPFLEAIRQFRWDKGKEETLYVHLTLVPFLPSAGEVKTKPTQHSVKELTGLGIQPDLLLCRTSVEIDPGIKRKIAHFCNVEEKAVIMAQDVKSIYEVPLRFHEEGLDERIVEKLNIWTAAPNLKPWQKLVATVKGADQAVKIAMVGKYTDLTDSYKSLNEALVHGGIANECGVEISHIDSEQLDPNAIESALEGTDAVMVPMGFGPRGTEGKIATVQYARERGIPFFGICFGMQMAVIEFARNVCGLEGANSIEVAEETAHPVVHLMDEQKDVAEKGGTMRLGAYPCALKPGSLAARTYGRKKVSERHRHRYEFNNAYREQLETAGLVFSGLSPDGHLVEAVEIPDHPWFFASQFHPEFKSRPLDPHPLFKSFIRAAIDYKTRAPGHQPLLLNSVAAGKSN; encoded by the coding sequence ATGGCAGATCGCGGACAAAAAAGGCAGACGAAATTCATCTTCATCACCGGGGGCGTTGTCTCTTCTCTCGGAAAGGGGTTGGCGTCGGCTTCGATCGGTGCCCTCCTCGAGGCCCGCGGACTGCGGGTCACCGTGATCAAGATGGACCCCTATATCAACGTGGACCCCGGTACGATGAGTCCGTTTCAGCACGGGGAAGTTTTCGTCACCGACGATGGTTGCGAGACCGATCTCGACCTCGGCCATTACGAGCGGTACATCACAACCCGCATGGGCGCTGTGAATAATTTCACCAGCGGCCGCATCTACTCCTCGGTCATCGAAAAAGAGCGCCGCGGGGAGTACCTCGGCGGAACGGTGCAGGTGATCCCCCATGTGACCGACGAGATCAAGCGTCGGCTGGAAGTGGGCGCCAAGGGCTACGATATCGCGATCTGCGAGATCGGCGGCACCGTCGGTGATATCGAGAGCCTTCCCTTTCTCGAGGCGATTCGACAATTCCGTTGGGACAAGGGCAAGGAAGAGACCCTGTATGTCCATTTGACCCTCGTCCCCTTCCTTCCCTCGGCGGGGGAGGTCAAGACCAAGCCTACGCAGCATAGCGTCAAGGAATTGACGGGATTGGGTATCCAGCCCGACCTTCTTCTTTGCCGCACAAGCGTCGAGATCGATCCCGGCATCAAGCGCAAAATCGCTCACTTCTGCAATGTTGAGGAAAAAGCCGTGATCATGGCGCAGGATGTGAAATCGATTTACGAGGTGCCGCTGCGTTTCCATGAGGAAGGCCTCGATGAGCGCATCGTCGAAAAACTCAATATCTGGACCGCTGCGCCGAATCTGAAGCCATGGCAGAAGCTGGTCGCAACGGTGAAGGGTGCTGACCAAGCCGTGAAGATCGCGATGGTCGGCAAGTACACGGATCTGACCGATTCCTACAAAAGCCTGAACGAGGCTTTGGTTCACGGCGGGATCGCCAACGAATGCGGGGTCGAGATTTCGCATATCGATTCCGAGCAACTCGACCCGAATGCTATCGAGAGTGCTCTTGAGGGTACGGATGCGGTGATGGTGCCGATGGGCTTCGGACCGCGCGGTACGGAAGGCAAGATTGCCACTGTCCAGTACGCGCGCGAACGCGGCATCCCATTTTTCGGGATTTGTTTCGGTATGCAGATGGCGGTGATCGAATTCGCGCGGAATGTCTGCGGACTGGAAGGGGCGAATTCGATCGAAGTCGCGGAGGAGACGGCGCACCCGGTGGTCCATCTCATGGATGAGCAGAAGGATGTCGCTGAAAAAGGCGGGACGATGCGTTTGGGAGCATATCCCTGCGCGCTGAAACCTGGATCGCTGGCCGCCCGAACCTACGGTCGCAAGAAGGTCAGCGAGCGTCATCGGCATCGCTATGAGTTCAACAACGCTTATCGAGAGCAGTTGGAAACAGCCGGTTTGGTATTTTCCGGATTGTCTCCGGATGGTCACCTCGTCGAGGCCGTCGAAATTCCGGATCATCCCTGGTTTTTCGCCAGTCAATTCCACCCTGAATTCAAGTCCCGTCCCCTCGACCCCCACCCCTTGTTCAAGAGCTTCATCCGGGCGGCGATCGACTACAAGACGCGTGCGCCGGGCCATCAGCCTCTCCTGCTCAATAGTGTGGCTGCCGGTAAATCGAACTGA
- a CDS encoding lysophospholipid acyltransferase family protein → MPRLLRGARRQRYRARRDRFFVACIRGFRRGLGWIGLRRASMLGSSLGGFTRWLLRGPRAVARGQLAMALPELAPAEHDRIIADMFRGLGRSMAEIILMDEIAADIDHWVESEGLDILDQALAKGRGVIVVTGHVGNWELLAAFLGLKNYPVTAIATPVKGEALNQENIDLRRRVGVETVPRDGAGSAKAILRTLRAGRILGILMDQDTRGKGVVVPFFGRPAFTPVGPAALAWRTGAAVVGIFIHRGPQGRHRVRVRELPLPDRGSESGEARAAWQEEATARFNLAIEDEIRERPDEWVWWHERWRRGKLDPVS, encoded by the coding sequence ATGCCGCGACTGCTCCGGGGCGCTCGCCGGCAGCGATACCGCGCCCGTCGCGACCGTTTTTTTGTGGCGTGCATTCGAGGGTTTCGGCGAGGGCTTGGTTGGATCGGATTGCGCCGGGCCTCGATGCTCGGTTCCAGCCTCGGGGGTTTCACGCGATGGCTTTTACGCGGTCCCCGCGCGGTTGCGCGCGGCCAATTGGCGATGGCCTTGCCCGAACTTGCCCCTGCCGAGCATGACCGCATCATCGCCGACATGTTCCGTGGCCTGGGGCGTTCGATGGCCGAAATTATTCTGATGGATGAAATCGCGGCGGATATCGACCACTGGGTGGAGTCGGAGGGATTGGATATCCTCGACCAGGCTCTGGCGAAGGGCCGCGGGGTCATCGTGGTGACCGGTCATGTGGGGAATTGGGAATTGCTGGCCGCTTTTCTGGGCCTCAAGAACTACCCCGTGACCGCGATTGCGACTCCGGTGAAAGGAGAAGCTCTGAATCAGGAGAATATCGATCTTCGCCGGAGGGTCGGTGTAGAGACGGTTCCCAGAGATGGCGCGGGTTCGGCCAAGGCGATTTTGCGGACCCTTCGCGCCGGTCGGATTCTGGGGATTCTGATGGATCAGGATACTCGGGGGAAGGGGGTGGTCGTTCCGTTTTTCGGTCGGCCGGCATTTACGCCCGTCGGCCCCGCCGCGCTCGCGTGGCGAACGGGGGCGGCTGTCGTCGGCATCTTTATCCATCGGGGTCCGCAGGGAAGGCACCGCGTGCGGGTTCGCGAATTGCCGCTGCCAGACCGCGGCAGTGAAAGTGGGGAAGCGCGCGCCGCCTGGCAGGAGGAGGCGACCGCGAGGTTCAATCTCGCGATTGAGGACGAGATTCGAGAACGACCCGACGAGTGGGTCTGGTGGCATGAGCGATGGCGTCGGGGGAAGCTGGATCCGGTTTCATGA
- the lptB gene encoding LPS export ABC transporter ATP-binding protein, which translates to MSDTGRATEVGDAPQLAARHLRKAYGSREVLRDVSIEITPGEVVGLLGPNGAGKTTTFYCVVGLTRPDEGSVALGAEDLTGLPMFQRARHGISYLPQEASVFRGLTVSENIQAVLETLPLSRSDRRQRLQELLEELSISHLADTKSSALSGGERRRLEITRALVISPSFILLDEPFAGIDPIAVIDIQKIIGQLKARGIGVLLTDHNVRETLGICDRAYILNDGTILEEGSPEKIANSTRAKEIYLGHEFQL; encoded by the coding sequence ATGAGCGACACTGGCAGAGCAACGGAAGTGGGCGACGCGCCGCAACTTGCGGCGCGTCATCTCCGAAAAGCCTATGGCTCCCGCGAGGTTCTGCGCGATGTCTCGATCGAGATCACGCCCGGCGAGGTTGTAGGCCTGCTTGGGCCCAACGGTGCCGGCAAGACGACTACTTTTTATTGCGTGGTCGGATTGACCCGACCGGACGAGGGCTCTGTCGCGCTCGGGGCCGAGGACCTCACGGGATTGCCCATGTTTCAGCGCGCGCGCCATGGCATCAGTTATCTGCCTCAGGAAGCATCTGTCTTTCGGGGGCTGACAGTTTCCGAGAATATTCAGGCAGTTCTGGAAACTTTGCCTCTTTCTCGGAGCGATCGCCGCCAGCGGCTGCAGGAGCTTCTCGAGGAACTCTCCATCAGCCATCTCGCAGACACCAAGTCGAGTGCGCTATCGGGGGGGGAACGCCGGCGTCTGGAGATCACACGAGCTTTGGTGATATCGCCTTCCTTCATCCTGCTCGATGAGCCCTTTGCGGGTATCGATCCAATTGCCGTGATCGATATTCAGAAAATTATCGGTCAACTGAAGGCTCGCGGTATCGGTGTGCTATTGACCGATCACAACGTTCGGGAGACTCTGGGCATCTGCGATAGAGCATATATTCTCAATGACGGTACGATCCTCGAAGAGGGGAGCCCTGAAAAAATCGCGAACAGCACCCGCGCGAAAGAAATTTATCTGGGGCACGAATTCCAATTATAA
- a CDS encoding LptA/OstA family protein has product MNRRARLRVFLVVVLCVSLGALTFFLGRSLLEQQADVVSSSVPEMADNIEQRIQGFHRVNVRDGAKVWDLSAREARIQKGQGRILVDEPSLELHDADFAQVNIRSGRGQVDLKDGDLDRVELDRGLVVEFDGYRLESTRGTYLGESRHIVLADGGSVDSAVVDLSGEFMLLDLEQSIVGVVGKVVTEFHPAASPAESDPPMDGPEVAGPFGADLLPGISFSDASSDVTIRAKELQFDMKASRIVYRGNVEVEQGDFGTRSDELEIVYAGDPQSGEAVALDRVVARGGVVVRQNDRTAWGDIAEFQQRERKILLSGNARLQEGDSEVRGEKLTVFLDEGASIIESEPGRRVSAVLFEDDFGAQEESDKEAGESVLPQKRP; this is encoded by the coding sequence ATGAATCGCCGTGCGCGCTTGCGTGTCTTTCTGGTCGTCGTTCTTTGCGTAAGTCTCGGGGCGTTGACTTTTTTTCTGGGCCGCTCGCTTTTGGAGCAGCAGGCCGACGTTGTGAGTTCGTCCGTGCCGGAAATGGCCGATAATATCGAGCAGCGCATTCAAGGATTTCATCGGGTGAACGTGCGTGATGGTGCCAAGGTATGGGATCTGAGTGCACGTGAGGCGCGTATCCAAAAAGGACAGGGCCGGATTCTTGTCGATGAGCCCAGTCTGGAATTACACGATGCGGACTTCGCTCAGGTCAACATTCGGAGCGGCCGGGGCCAGGTGGATTTGAAAGACGGTGATCTGGACCGCGTAGAACTCGATCGGGGGCTGGTTGTGGAGTTCGACGGCTATCGCCTCGAGAGCACCCGTGGCACGTACCTGGGCGAGAGTCGTCACATCGTACTCGCCGATGGTGGCTCGGTCGATAGCGCCGTGGTCGACCTTTCCGGCGAATTTATGCTCCTCGATCTCGAGCAAAGTATTGTTGGCGTCGTTGGCAAGGTAGTGACCGAATTTCATCCGGCGGCCTCGCCTGCGGAATCGGATCCCCCGATGGACGGGCCGGAGGTTGCCGGTCCGTTTGGTGCCGACCTTCTACCCGGTATTTCCTTCAGTGACGCCTCGTCGGATGTGACCATCCGTGCCAAGGAGCTGCAGTTCGATATGAAGGCATCGCGAATTGTCTATCGCGGAAATGTTGAAGTCGAGCAGGGTGACTTTGGCACGCGCTCCGATGAGCTCGAGATTGTCTACGCGGGAGATCCGCAAAGCGGGGAGGCCGTCGCGCTCGACCGCGTTGTCGCTCGCGGTGGCGTCGTGGTTCGACAGAATGATCGGACCGCATGGGGTGATATCGCTGAGTTTCAACAACGGGAGAGAAAAATTCTCCTTTCCGGGAATGCTCGCTTGCAGGAGGGCGATAGCGAAGTCCGGGGCGAGAAACTGACGGTTTTTCTGGACGAAGGCGCCAGCATCATCGAATCCGAGCCGGGCAGGCGGGTTTCGGCGGTTCTTTTCGAGGACGATTTCGGGGCGCAGGAAGAAAGCGATAAGGAAGCCGGTGAATCTGTGCTACCTCAAAAACGACCATGA
- the hprK gene encoding HPr(Ser) kinase/phosphatase, whose protein sequence is MKVSVRELAELRPQLKARLLAGGQGMDRLIQAPRIQKPALALAGYLDQLHPGRVQLLGNAEIGYLRRLEKKAAEEAVEALCESEISCIVVCNKNLVPESLRRGCSKHDVPLFLSERRTATVIRSIHSWLEDRFAPQTTVHGVLLRVTGLGILLTGKSGIGKSEAALALLNRGHRLVADDVVLLREAPPGVLKGHAPEELRHHIEIRGLGVLNVAELFGTLATREETPVDLAIEFTDSAGLSESDRLGIEDRTVNFLGVEIPFLQIQLRPGRDIATLVEVAARNQHLKSRGIHGARRFVAAMDRNLRRAAGRKSE, encoded by the coding sequence ATGAAGGTTTCGGTGCGAGAACTCGCGGAGCTCCGCCCGCAACTCAAGGCCCGCCTGCTCGCGGGCGGGCAGGGTATGGATCGATTGATCCAGGCTCCGCGCATCCAGAAGCCGGCACTGGCGCTGGCAGGCTATCTGGACCAGCTCCATCCGGGCCGAGTGCAATTGCTCGGAAACGCCGAGATCGGATATTTGCGACGGCTCGAGAAAAAGGCAGCGGAAGAAGCTGTCGAAGCTCTGTGTGAGTCGGAAATCTCCTGCATCGTTGTCTGCAACAAGAACCTCGTCCCGGAGTCTCTCCGTCGCGGTTGCTCGAAGCACGATGTCCCTCTGTTTTTATCAGAGCGTCGGACGGCGACGGTCATCCGCTCGATCCATTCATGGCTAGAGGATCGCTTTGCCCCGCAAACAACAGTGCACGGCGTTTTGCTGCGGGTGACTGGATTGGGGATTCTGCTCACGGGCAAAAGCGGGATCGGCAAGAGCGAGGCCGCGCTCGCCCTGCTCAATCGTGGCCACCGTCTGGTCGCAGACGATGTGGTGCTCCTGCGCGAGGCACCTCCGGGCGTCCTGAAGGGTCATGCCCCCGAGGAATTGCGGCACCATATAGAGATCCGTGGTCTGGGCGTATTGAACGTCGCCGAGCTCTTCGGGACGCTGGCGACCCGGGAGGAGACTCCCGTAGACCTGGCCATCGAGTTCACCGACTCCGCGGGTCTGTCGGAGTCTGACCGGCTCGGCATTGAGGATCGAACGGTCAATTTCCTCGGCGTCGAAATTCCCTTTTTACAGATACAGTTGCGGCCTGGTCGTGACATCGCCACTCTGGTGGAAGTGGCGGCACGGAATCAGCATCTCAAGTCCAGAGGAATCCATGGAGCCCGACGATTCGTCGCGGCGATGGATCGGAACTTGCGCCGAGCGGCGGGGCGGAAAAGCGAATGA
- a CDS encoding PTS sugar transporter subunit IIA has translation MTVSDLLAEERILPDLVGANKTEVLVELSRLMVPSLPEVKEETILKVIQEREDLNSTAIGSGVALPHGRLPGLAEVMVGFARTRTGVDFESLDGGATHLFFVLLAPDDSAAKHLKALASISRLLMDDEFRSDLLLAPECEILNLIRTRDGEA, from the coding sequence ATGACAGTCTCTGATTTACTGGCCGAGGAGAGAATTCTTCCGGATCTTGTTGGGGCCAACAAGACAGAAGTCCTGGTCGAATTGTCGAGGTTGATGGTGCCCTCTCTCCCGGAGGTGAAGGAGGAGACGATTCTGAAGGTTATTCAGGAGCGGGAGGACCTGAACAGCACTGCGATCGGTAGCGGGGTAGCTCTGCCGCACGGTCGTTTGCCGGGGCTGGCGGAGGTTATGGTCGGCTTCGCCCGAACGCGCACGGGTGTGGATTTCGAGTCACTCGATGGCGGCGCTACACATTTATTTTTCGTGCTTCTGGCCCCGGACGATTCGGCGGCGAAGCATTTGAAAGCGTTGGCGAGTATCTCACGATTGTTGATGGATGACGAATTTCGATCCGATCTCCTTCTCGCTCCGGAGTGCGAAATTCTGAACCTGATTCGTACGCGGGACGGAGAGGCTTGA
- a CDS encoding KpsF/GutQ family sugar-phosphate isomerase: MTAKLTDKAQADLDSARRVLTIEISALEEVSRRLGEEFAQAVEILASIEGKVVVTGLGKSGLICRKMAATLASTGTPALFLHAAEGLHGDIGMLARGDALIAVSNSGSTEEVVGLVAPARRLGLPVIALTGETDAPLSRAADVCLSIAVAEEACPLGLAPTASTTVTLAIGDALAIALLERGGFAANDFGTLHPGGALGRRLRKVDDLMHREAQLPSVSVDAPMREVFGEMTTKKLGVTCVVDVSGCLVGIITDGDLRRAAEVHGDLRGLAASDVMTSDPKTIPAGAVAEQAVAVMEDLAITALFIVDEQGHPCGAIKLLDLLRAGVV; this comes from the coding sequence ATGACCGCCAAGTTGACCGATAAAGCGCAAGCCGATCTCGATTCGGCGCGCCGCGTCCTCACGATCGAGATCAGCGCGTTGGAGGAGGTCTCTCGTCGATTGGGTGAAGAATTCGCTCAGGCCGTGGAAATATTGGCTTCGATCGAGGGCAAGGTTGTCGTCACGGGTCTCGGAAAGTCCGGACTGATCTGTCGCAAGATGGCAGCCACGCTCGCCTCGACGGGGACGCCAGCGCTCTTCCTGCATGCGGCCGAAGGGCTGCACGGCGATATCGGGATGCTGGCGCGGGGAGATGCGTTGATTGCTGTTTCCAATAGTGGGAGTACGGAAGAAGTGGTTGGCCTGGTCGCGCCTGCGCGGCGATTGGGTTTGCCGGTGATTGCCCTTACCGGCGAGACGGATGCCCCCTTGAGCCGTGCGGCGGATGTATGTTTATCCATTGCGGTTGCGGAGGAGGCTTGTCCTCTGGGGCTCGCGCCGACCGCAAGTACAACGGTTACTTTGGCGATCGGCGACGCGCTGGCGATTGCATTGCTGGAGCGTGGCGGTTTTGCGGCAAACGATTTTGGAACCTTGCACCCGGGTGGAGCTCTGGGCAGGCGGTTGCGCAAGGTGGACGACCTGATGCATCGCGAGGCCCAACTTCCATCTGTCTCCGTGGATGCACCCATGCGAGAGGTCTTTGGTGAAATGACCACGAAAAAACTCGGAGTCACCTGCGTGGTGGATGTGTCCGGATGTCTCGTCGGGATTATTACCGATGGTGATTTGCGTCGGGCGGCCGAGGTGCATGGAGATTTGCGAGGACTTGCTGCATCCGATGTGATGACCTCCGACCCCAAGACGATCCCCGCAGGAGCGGTCGCTGAACAGGCGGTCGCAGTGATGGAAGATCTCGCGATCACGGCGCTGTTCATTGTCGATGAACAGGGACACCCCTGCGGCGCCATCAAGTTGTTGGACCTTCTGCGCGCAGGCGTTGTTTGA